A portion of the Lolium rigidum isolate FL_2022 chromosome 1, APGP_CSIRO_Lrig_0.1, whole genome shotgun sequence genome contains these proteins:
- the LOC124647183 gene encoding serine carboxypeptidase-like 7, translating to MGKASMEAQMQVSRPLRLVFFLLCFFSPRRPTEAMLVQSLPGFDGALPFHLETGYVTVDEENGAELFYYFIESEGDPGRDPVLLWLTGGDRCSALSALMFEIGPLKFIIEPYDGTVPRLRYHPYSWTKAASIVFVDSPVGAGFSFSRNPKGYNVGDVSSSLQLITFLTKWFTEHPGYIANPLYVGGDSRAGMLAPVVAQMISEGIEARMTPTVNLKGYLVGNPSTGEVIDYNSRVPYLHGVGVISDQLYESILEHCPGEDIISPKNALCAQDLDKFNGLYDQINAAHILYKNCDHLSSRPIDEATERKILKEETRVLKHPPPLLPMDCQDYGMYLLYYWTNNNITRKALGIKKASKDEWVRCHENDLPYSTDIMSSIKYHRNMTSKGYYALVYSGDHDALIPFLGTQSWIRSLNFPIKDEWRAWHLDGQSAGFTQTYTNNLTFTTIKGGGHTAPEYQPERCLAMFSRWISGKPL from the exons ATGGGGAAAGCAAGCATGGAGGCGCAGATGCAAGTGTCTCGCCCCCTACGGCTAGTTTTTTTCCTCCTGTGCTTTTTCTCTCCTCGCCGTCCCACGGAGGCGATGCTGGTCCAAAGCCTGCCTGGCTTCGACGGCGCGCTCCCCTTCCACCTCGAGACTGG GTACGTGACGGTGGACGAGGAGAACGGTGCAGAGCTTTTCTACTACTTCATCGAGTCGGAGGGTGACCCAGGGCGCGACCCGGTGCTCCTCTGGCTCACCGGCGGCGACCGATGCTCCGCGCTCAGTGCACTCATGTTTGAGATAG GACCGTTGAAATTCATCATCGAACCCTACGACGGGACTGTACCACGACTACGGTACCATCCCTACTCCTGGACAAAGGCTGCGAGTATTGTGTTTGTTGATTCGCCGGTTGGCGCCGGTTTTTCTTTCTCCCGGAACCCGAAGGGCTACAACGTCGGAGATGTCTCTTCGTCGCTGCAGCTCATAACGTTTCTCACCAAG TGGTTCACGGAGCATCCAGGTTACATCGCAAATCCTCTATATGTTGGAGGAGACTCGCGTGCGGGAATGCTGGCTCCTGTTGTCGCCCAGATGATCTCAGAAG GCATTGAAGCTCGAATGACACCGACGGTAAATCTGAAG GGCTATCTGGTGGGTAATCCGAGTACAGGTGAAGTCATTGATTATAACTCGAGAGTGCCATATCTGCATGGAGTCGGAGTAATTTCAGATCAGCTATACGAG TCGATATTGGAGCACTGCCCAGGGGAAGATATTATAAGCCCCAAGAATGCACTTTGCGCGCAAGATTTGGACAAGTTCAACGGT CTATATGATCAAATTAACGCGGCACACATTTTGTACAAAAACTGCGATCATTTGTCTTCTAGACCAATTGACGAGGCCACAGAAAGAAAGATCCTAAAGGAGGAAACTAGAGTACTCAAACATCCACCACCTCTCCTTCCAATGGATTGCCAA GACTATGgtatgtacttgttatattattggACAAACAATAACATCACTAGGAAAGCCCTTGGCATCAAGAAG GCAAGCAAGGACGAATGGGTGAGGTGCCACGAAAATGATCTACCTTATTCTACAGACATCATGAGTAGCATAAAGTACCATCGTAATATGACATCAAAAGGGTATTATGCCTTGGTATACAG TGGAGACCATGATGCTCTAATACCATTTCTGGGTACACAATCATGGATACGATCACTCAACTTTCCCATTAAGGATGAATGGAGGGCTTGGCATCTAGATGGACAGTCCGCAGG ATTCACCCAAACATACACAAATAACCTGACGTTCACTACTATAAAG GGCGGTGGGCATACTGCGCCAGAGTACCAACCAGAAAGATGCCTCGCTATGTTTAGTCGTTGGATTTCTGGTAAGCCGCTTTGA